TGAACCTGTAAGCGAGCATGGCTTACACGCGAGTGGTCCAGGGAAGAGAGTTGCGCCGGGCGAGGTACGGAACCAGGGGAGAAGAGCATTTCGTCGGATCCGGATAGATCAGAGGCAAGTGCGGTGGGTTTGGTGAGGTAGTTGTTCAGAGTGAGACATTGCGCGATGGATCTGGTGGATATCTTCAGGTGTGAGGAATGTTGGTGATCGCTGCGACTCTGCGCGAGGCGATTCAGAGTGAGACAAGACTGGCGAGGGGAAACGGAAGGCGACTGCAATCCAGGGCAACGAGAGGGACAAGCCAGCGTATCCGTACGGCCCGGATCATGTCTCTTCGGCACCGAAGACAGCCTTGCTCACGTCCAAGCCCTATGAGAACGTCATCGCCACTGTCTCGCCGTGAGACAGCCGGTTCCCGAAGTCCGGTGGACTCAGCATTCCAGCCTGGTCCCGGGATGATTGTCCATGGGGAAAGAGAGGGATTGTTCAGTCATCAACTGCCGCTCATGACATCCCGGAGGAAATTCTGGTGGATTCCTTCGTGTCCATCATGAACTACAAGCTTAAAGACCTAGTAAGAAAATCTAGTTAGAAAATTCATATTAATCAGACTTATTGCCCTCAAAACCTCATTGGCCCCGAACTCAAACCATGCAAAATCTTTCGTCTGTTGAGTGAATACGAGGAGGAAATATCTGCTTCATGGCCGCAAACGGCAGATTGTCGATGAAAATCGTAAAAGTTCTTCCGGAGCTTGGCCGTACTGAGATAAACGCGCTTTCGGTCCTTTGACGCCGCATCCACTCTCATGATCTACGGCACCCCCCCTCTCCCCACGTGTGGGTGGGTGGGAACGGGATATGAGTTGGTTGCGCGATGTTGAGAGAAGCCACAGAGCGTGTCATTGAGTCTTGTGGCGGAGCGCCGGAGTCAAGGGGGAAAGCCAGTTGGACCCGGCTGGGAGGGTAGTGGCTTGCGCCGTGATCGGTCGTGTCGACTGGTAAACCGTAAACGAAGTTCCTGAGACATCAGCTCGTGTTGCTGGAATGTGGCCGATTGAGGATCAAGATCTCGGATTGTGAGTTTGTGTGCTGCCGGCTGAAATGTCATGGAGAGTGTGGTACGATGGGTTCCAACCCCTGGCAACTGCCGAGGCGTAGATCTGAGAACTGACCGAAATGTGAAGCTACGTCTGGCTTGAACGCTGTCCTGCGTCGTATCCCATAGTTAGCGAATAAGCGTAGCAGACTGATCTTTGGGTCAGCGGGGAAACTGCCAAGACGAAAAGCATAAAAAATATGAAGTAATAAACGTGAGCCATGTATTCATCTAGATTCCTGGACTGAGCTCTGCCTCCATGCAAAACGCCCCGACAAATGAAAAGATATCCAACCTAATCTATTCATACATGACGTAATAGTCTTTCTCAATCATCCACTGCTCTCCCCGGCGTTGCCGCTCACAATTTCATACCAAGTGCCTTGTGCACACGCATGCTCTGCCGGATGCTCAGGTCGAGCATAATCTCCTCACTACCACCGGGAATGGCGTATGCGCGGACGTCGCGGTATAGTCTCTCAACCTTGCCGCCCTGGCCACCGCGAGAGTACGACAGACCACCAAAGATCTGTGACGCCTCACGAGCACAGAACTCAAAGGTGACGGTGCTCTGGGCCTTGAGGCCGGCAATGGCACCACCAAGCTTGAGCATGGCCTCGGTCTCACCCATCTTCTGGCACTGGAAGATGAGGTTCTCGAGCCATGCGTACGAGGCTTCAATCTGGCGGGCCATATGCGCAAGCTTGAGACGAATGACGGGATGCTCGTAGAGCTTCTTGCCAAACGTACGACGCTTGTTGGCGTACTTGACGGACTCCTCGTAGCACACGCGAGAGAAGCGCAGGCACTGGATGATGATACCGATACGCTCGTGGTTGAAGTTGGTCATGATGACTGGAGTGTGTTAGTAAGGGATACGGGGCAAATTTGTGGAAACGACTACATGCCTCTGAAGCCCTGGTTCTTCTTGCCGAGCAAGTTCTCAACAGGTACCTTGACATCCTCAAAGGTGATGTAGGTGGTACCGCTGGACCAGACACCCTGGCAGTCCATCCGTCTTGTCGTGACACCGGGTCCTCTCTCAATAAGCAGCAAGCTGACACCGTTCATGCCTTCGCCACCCGTGCGGACGGCGGTGGTGAAGTAGTCGCACCAGATACCGTTAGTAATCCACTTCTTCTCGCCGTTGACGATGAAATGCTTTCCATCCTCGCTAAGCTTAGCCTCGCAAGTCAAGTTGGCAACGTCAGAGCCGGCATCGGGTTCGGTAATGGCCAAGCAGATGCGCTTGTCACCGTTGAGGATGCCGGGCAGGATACGGTCAACGAGAGCCTTCTGGCCAAACTTGACCAGGGGCGGGCAGCCAATGCCGAAACCACCAATGACGTTCCAGACAAAGCCACCTGATGCTGCACGAGACAGCTCGTCGGTCAAAAGCATCTCATGGAAGAGATCCCAGTCCTCTGGAGCCACCGACGCAACGGTGTTGTTGGTGTACTGCGTAGGGTAGTGGACACCGAGCAGACCAGCAAGGTAGCCGCGCTCACCCATCTGCTTGTAGATGGCGGGATcaacctccttcttctcatcCCACTCACCAACGAAGGGCTCGACATTTGTCTCGACCCATTCGCGGATCTCGGTGCGGAGGGCAGCGTGTGTCTCGTTGTAGTAGGGAGTGTGGTACTGTAGGCAACATGTCAGTGAATGTTAAGCACCAGAGGATACTTGGCAATTGAACTTACAGCCTGGTACCAGTTGGGGTCGGCGTAGGGAACCAAGTCGCCAAAGGGATCCATTGGCTCGGACTCTTCGGTGCTGCTGGCAACGACCTTCTTGGGGGCGGCCTTCTTGGGCACGGGAGCGGCGGCAGCAGGTGCCGCTTCGACGGGCTTAGGCTTGGAGTCGAGGGAGCCGACGTGCAACTTGGCCTTGTACTTCTTCAGGATACCTTCATTGTGGTACTTCCAGAACTGCTTGGAGGCGTCCTTTCCGGCAACGCGCTGGAGGATCTTCTTACCACCTGAGGAGGTCAGTCAGAGAGGCGTACGTGGGGTCATCTTGGAAAGCAGAGGCTGGAGCAGAGGCAGAGAAAATGGCAGAACTGAACATACCTGGGTGGTCATCCTGGAACTTTGTGAGGTCGTAGACATCGCCGTCGACGATGATGAACAAGTCGTCAGGCTTGTTGTGCGACGCAACGTCGCCAGTGGTGAAGGTCTTGGACATTGTGACCGGTGATTACTCTGTCGTACGATGCTGTGGAGTATGTGGGTGCTATCTACGGCGGACTCTCGTCGGATGGGTATTCGCTGTTTGACTGTGGACTGTGGGATGACAGGAGAGATGAACCAGGGGAGAGAAAGACGAAGAAGGACGAGGGGGATAACAATGTTTAAAGAGGTCTTGCCGGAAGAGGATGTGTCTGGGGAAATGGTGTCAAAGAAACGAGTCGCGACGGCCAAGGTCGGCAAATGGGCCAGCAGCTCAAGCGCAGGCCAGACAATCACATGCTTGCGGACGCGGGAAGGTAAGCCCAAGGTAAAATGGGAGAGGCACCTGCCCTTTGGTTTCTGGGAGAGGGTTACCTTCCATTGGACCTGCTTACCCAGGAGGGtttaggtacggagtacatccAGGTTGGCTGGGGAAAGTACCCCTTCCCGCCTCGGGGTGAAGCTGGGGTGCAGATGGCCAGCAAAGGTACCTACCTCTTTCGACGGGCTCTCGTCACCTTGCACGTTTG
The Colletotrichum lupini chromosome 6, complete sequence DNA segment above includes these coding regions:
- a CDS encoding acyl-CoA dehydrogenase domain-containing protein, which gives rise to MTNFNHERIGIIIQCLRFSRVCYEESVKYANKRRTFGKKLYEHPVIRLKLAHMARQIEASYAWLENLIFQCQKMGETEAMLKLGGAIAGLKAQSTVTFEFCAREASQIFGGLSYSRGGQGGKVERLYRDVRAYAIPGGSEEIMLDLSIRQSMRVHKALGQRSSQT